Part of the Virgibacillus necropolis genome, CAAACCAAAATAGAAGAAGCGGTCAGTGAGTAAAAAGTAGAAGACAGGTAATGCAAGATGAGAGAAGCACCTAGACGCTGGAATTAATAAAGGGGGAATTGTTTTGGGTTTTGTAAATAAAGGATTAGGTATTCTGTGGATAGTTGTTTTGGCCACCTTATTAGTAGCATGCAGTAATTCAGATTCTGGGAGTGAGACTGGATCTGAAGATATTTCGAATAATGATACATCAACTGAAGCAGATGAAGCAACTGATGAAGAAGTTACGATTGTTTATGCTCGTAACGTTGATTCGACAGGTGCTATCAATCTAGTAATTGAAGCATTTGAGGAAAAGTTTCCAAATATTAATGTAGAATATCGTGAAATGCCAGCTGATAGCGGACAGACACATGATCAATATGTAACTGCCTTCAGTGCACAAAGCACTGAAATTGATGTTTTCAATGCAGATGTGATTTGGCCCGCTGAGTTTGGGCAAGCAGATTATGCATTAGAACTAGATCGTTTTATTGAAAAAGATGGAATTGATATGGATGCCTATTTCCCAGGAACGGTAGCATCAGGTAAATATAATGGGAAACAATGGGCAATGCCAAACTATACAGATGCGGGTGTTCTTTTTTACAGATCCGATATTGTTGAAACGCCTCCAAAAACATGGGACGAATTGATGGAAATGGCTGCAAAATATCAAGGTGAAAAAGGAACAGATTTTGGTTATATCATGCAAGCAGCTCAATATGAAGGCTTAATAACTAACGCGATTGAGTATATTGCATCTTACGGTGGACAAATTATTGACGAAGATAACAACGTTGTAGCTGATAGCGCTGAAACAATTAAGGCTATTAAGAAAATGCAAGATGTTGTAAACTCCGACTTTGTACCTGATAACATTTTAAACTTTAAAGAAGTGGAAACAGAAACAGCTTATATTGAAGGCAAATCTGTATTTGCACGAAACTGGCCGTACATGCAAGCATCTGCAGCTGACGAGGAACGCTCGAAAATTGTTGGTAACTCAAAAATCACAACCCTACCGGCAGGTGATGCAGGTAGTGCGTCTAGTCTAGGTGGATGGATGGCAATGATTAACCGTTATTCTGAACATCCTGAGGCAGCATGGGAATTTGTGAAATTTTTGACTGGTACAGAAGGACAAAAAATCACAGCAATCTATGGAGGACGTGCACCTACGCTTAAAGCGCTGTATGACGATCCAGAAGTGAAAGAGGCAAGTCCATTATTTGCAAATCCAGAGTTTACAAAAGTATTGGAAAGTGCTGTATCAAGACCAGTAACGCCAATATATCCAAAAATTTCTGACATTATGCAAATTGAATTATCAAAGGCCTTAACTGGAGACCAAACTGCAGAAGAGACTGCAAAAAATATGCAAGCAAAAATTACAGAAGCGGTTAATGAGTAAGAAGGAAGGTCACAAGGTATTGAAATACTGCTAAACAATAAAATAAGGCGGGATAGGGTAACCTATCTTGCCTTTCTATCAATCTATCATTAAATACATATTATTCGTTCTATAGGTAAGGGGGTTTTATAAATGGCAGACAGGAAAAAACGACGTTTTGAACTCAATGAAAAACAGCTTGGCTATACGATGGTGATCCCATCATTGATTCTCGTAATTGTAGTTGTCCTTTGGCCGGTTGCTCAATCGTTTTGGAATAGTATGTTTGATTACAGGCTAAATGATCCTGCACGATCAGAGACATTACTGGGTTCGAATATCGATCTTGAAAACTATCTTGATAATTACTTTTATATTGAGGGCCAACTGGAGGATTTAGAGGGTTCTGCTGAAAAGCCTGAGGTAAAAGAAACGATTACGAATATTGAGGAAGGGATCAATGAGTTTCACAGTAATTTGCTAAGTGACGATGCAGTGAAGCAGAAGGTTGATAAAATCAATCAGATGCTGATGAACTATGAGCCTGTTACTAACGAAGAGCTTAAGTATATAGAGATAGAAAATGATTTTGCTGAATCCTATCGATCAGCTCTAGACAGCTATCAAACAGATTTGATGCAAATTGCTGAATCTGCTAGTGACGATGCGCTGAGTGAGCAGTTTAAGCAAACTGCTGGGTTAATAGGCAGCACTAGTGAAACTATCCTGAAATCAAATTTCGTTGGCCTTAATAATTACGTCAATTATTTTCAAGATCAGCGAATGTGGAAATCGTTGTGGAATACAACATTTTTTACAATAATTTCAGTTGTCTTTGAATTGGTTTTAGGTTTAGCGATTGCACTTCTCATCAACAGGGCTTTTAAGGGAAGAGGTATTATCCGTGCATCTGTCTTGATTCCATGGGCAATTCCAACAGCCGTTGCTGCTATGATGTGGGGCTTTTTGTATGACGGACAATCAGGTATTGTCGCCCACTATTTACAGGTTTTTCATATTATTCCTGATGCATCCTGGTTATTATCGACTTCTAATGGTGGTATGTTCTCGGTAATCTTAGCCGATGTCTGGAAAACAACACCATATATGGCTTTATTGCTTTTAGCGGGTCTTCAAACGATACCAGCATCTCTATATGAAGCTTCAAACGTGGATGGCGCTAATAAATTCCAGCAATTCTGGGGCATAACATTGCCGTTGTTAAAATCGTCTATCTTAGTTGCGTTATTGTTTAGAACGCTAGATGCATTTCGTGTATTCGATCTAATTTACGTTTTAACTGGCGGAGGACCTGCCAACGCAACGGAATCGATATCGATTTATGCATATAAAACATTATTTGCCCAACAGAACTTTGGGGAAGGTTCTACACTTTCCGTTATCGTATTCTTATGTGTGGCAATCATTAGTTTTATCTACGTAAAGCTAATCGGATCGGAACTATTCGCAGGTCGTTCGAGATAAGGGGGGAGAAAATGAATAAAAAAGCAGGAATTGGGTTTTATATTTTTTTAGTGGTATTTGTGTTCCTTGTCATGTTTCCATTTATTTGGGTCTTTTTAACATCAATTAAACCACCAGGTGAAATTTTTTCATCATTTAAATGGTTTACGAGTAACCCATCGCTTGAATCGTATACCGCGGCACTAACGAGTCGACCGCTACTGCGTTATATGTTAAATAGTTTTGTTGTGGCATCGTTAACTACAATTTTGTCATTAACATTTGCTTCTTTTACAGCTTACGCGGTGACAAGATTGCCGATTAAAGGAAAGGGACTGATATTGGGAGTTGTACTCGCGGCTTCAATGTTTCCGCAGATTGCAATTATTTCACCAATGTTTAACCTAATTACTGGACTTGGTCTACGTAACAGTTACTTGGGACTAGTGATTCCATATATAACGATAAGTTTACCGTTATCAATTTGGATCTTGTCAACCTTCTTTCAAAAGATTCCATTTGAGCTCGAGGAGTCTGCTAAACTAGATGGAGCAAGCCCATTTCAAACCTTTCGGAAAGTTATCTTACCACTAGCAACACCAGGTATATTTACTACTGGAATTCTCGTGTTTATTGCTGCTTGGAATGAATATTTATTTGCATTAACGATTAACACTGCAGATGTATGGCGCACGGTTCCAGTAGGGATTTCGTTATATCAAAGTCAATTTTCTGTTCCGTGGGGAGATATCTCTGCAGCGACAGTTATTGTTACCATTCCAATCGTAATTTTGGTACTATTTTTCCAAAAACGAATTGTATCCGGTTTAACGTCGGGATCTGTGAAAGAATAATATTTCTAAATAAAAGGATGATGAAATGATGAAAAAATTAAAAGTTGCTATTATTGGGTGTGGAGGTATTGCAAACGGCAAACACCTTCCAAGCTTACAAAAGGTAGAGCAGGTAGAACTTGTTGCGTTTTGTGATAGTGAGGTAGAAAAAGCACAGGTTGCAGCGGATGCGTATGGAATGTCTGGCGCAAAGGTATACGAAGATTATAAAGAATTATTACAGGATGCAACGATTGACGTAGTACATGTCTGTACACCAAATATTTCACATGCAGAAATTTCTATTGCCGCTTTGAAAGCTGGAAAACACGTGATGTGTGAAAAACCAATGGCAAAAACATCTGAAGAAGCAAAACGTATGATTGAAGCAGCAGAGGAAACTGGCAAAAAACTGACAATTGGCTATAACAACCGCTTTAGACAAGATAGTCAACATTTGCGTAAAGTTTCCGAGCGAGGAGATTTAGGTGAAGTTTATTTTGCCAAAGCACATGCGATTCGTCGTCGTGCAGTACCAACATGGGGTGTATTTTTAGATGAAGAAAAACAAGGTGGTGGCCCGTTGATTGATATTGGGACGCATGCACTTGATTTAACGTTATGGATGATGGATAACTACAAGCCAAAATCTGTAATGGGGTCGACGTTTCACAAGTTAGGAAAACAGAAGGATGCCGCCAATGCGTGGGGCGCCTGGGATCCAAAAAAATTCACGGTAGAGGATTCGGCGTTTGGGTTTATTACGATGGAAAACGGTGCAACAATTGTACTTGAATCAAGCTGGGCTCTGAACTCACTCGAGGTTGATGAAGCGAAATGCTCGTTAAGCGGAACTAAAGGTGGCGCAGACATGAAGGACGGATTGCGCATTAACGGAGAAGAATTTGGTAAGCTTTATACAACGAATGTTGAGTTGAATAATAGTGGTGTTGCCTTTTATGACGGTGAAGCAGAGAGTGATGCAGACCTAGAGGCTCGGCTTTGGATTGAAAGTCTTTTGAATGACACAGAACAAACTGTAAAACCGAAAGAAGCGCTTGTTGTTACACAAATTTTAGAGGCAATCTATGAATCTGCAAGAACTGGGAAGGCAGTATATTTCGATTAAGGAGTGTGTACGAATATGAAGGTAGCGTTGTTAAGTAGGTGGCATGTACATGCGGATGATTATGCCCGCGCGGTTCATGAAAATGATCAGTTAACGGTTGAACTTGTTTGGGATGAAGATAGTGAACGCGGAAAAAAATGGGCCGATGAACTGGGTGTTCCATTTGAAAAAGAATTAGAAGTGGTTTTGTCTGATCCGGAAATAGACGCTGTTATCGTGAGTACGCCGACAAATTTGCATAAAGAAATTATTTTGGCAGCAGCAGCGCATAAGAAGCATGTTTTTACGGAAAAAGTGTTGGCTTTTACTGCCGAAGAATGTGATAACATCTATGATGCTGCTGCAGAGCACGATGTTGAATTAATGGTATCGTTACCGCGATTAACAGAAAAAGAGTTTTTGTACGCGGAAAAAGCAGTGAATGAAGGCTGGATCGGAATGTTGACGATGATTCGTTGCCGACTTGCACATAATGGTGCTGTGGTACCAGAAGGGGAAACACAAGGATGGTTACCGGCACGTTTCTTTGATAAAGAGCAGACAGGTGGTGGATCGTTGATTGATCTTGGCGCCCATCCGATTTATTTGACCAATCGCTTAGCTGGCCGCGCTGAGGCTGTTTATTCTCGCTTACAGCAAGACGATGAAAAAAAGGTAGATGTTAGTGCAGCAGTTATCGTGGAGTATGAATCTGGTGCCCTTGGTATGATCGAGACAAGCTTCCTGTCGCATGGAAGCCCGTTTCAATTGGAATTATACGGAACAGAAGGGACATTGCTTTGTACAGACGGGGCAGTTCAGCTGAAAAGCATTCACCATGGTGATGGGAATTGGCTGAATCTAGAGGAAGAATTACCGTCTGTACTAAAACCATTAGAGCAATGGGTAGCCAAAATTCGTAATGGCGTTGAGCCATCTATAACAAAAGAAGACGTTATTAATTTAACCAAAATAAATGATGCCGCCGCTTTTTCACATTTAAAAGGGTGCCGAATTTTTATAGAAAAATAATCTTATGAGTCATAGAATCTTATGTAGAGGAGAATGACATATGGGAAACATTGGATTACAGTTATACTCTGTACGAACAATGGCAGAACAGGGCTTTTTGGGGACTGTTCGCAAGGTTGCTGACATGGGCTATGATGCCGTACAATTTGCTGGTTTTTTTGAAACGCCCGCAGATCAAGTGAAAAATGTATTGGATGAAAAGGGGATTTGTGTGGCAGGTAGCCATACGCCTCTTGATCTATTAAAAGGTGATAAGCTAAAAGAAGCAATTCTTTATAATCAAGAAATTGATAACGACTTAATCATCTGCCCATACTTGCCCGAAGAGAAACGAAATTCAGTTGAAAGCTATAAACGGACTGCCGAGGAGCTAAATAAAATCGGTCAAATATGTAAAGAAAATGGAATGATTTTTGGGTACCACAACCATAATTTTGAGTTCAAAAATTTTGATGGAATCACGGGATTTGATCTACTTTTTGGAAACACAGATCCAGATCTTGTTAAAATCGAATTGGATTGCTTTTGGGCTGTTCATGCTGGGTATGATGCAAAAACTATTATTGAAAAATATGGAGATCGCGTTGTTTCTTTACACATAAAGGATATGACAGAAGTAAGTGGAGAAAAGAAAAGCGTTGAAATTGGAAGTGGCATGCTTGATATGAATGACCTACTATCCGTAGCAAAAAGTCAGCACGTTGACTGGCTTGTTGTGGAACAAGAAGATTTTGATCAGGACCCAATGGCTAGCGCTAAAATTAATCGAGACAATTTAATCGATCTTTTAAACTAAAAAAACACGAGGTGAAGTAGAATGAACGTTACAATATGGAATGAAAACCGTCATGAAAAGAAAAATCCAAAGGTTGAAGAAATTTATCCAACTGGAATCCATGGGGCCATTGCGGATTTTTTACAGGAAGAGGGATTCAATACACAGACTGCGACATTAGATGAAGCAGAGCATGGTCTAACTGAAGAAGTGTTAGATAATACAGATGTTCTTGTTTGGTGGGGGCATTTGGCACACGAGGAAGTTACCGAAGATGTTGCCGAAAAGGTAAAGCAGCGAGTACTCGACGGAATGGGCTTGGTTGTCTTGCACTCGGCTCATTTTTCCAAGGTATTTAAAAAGCTTATGGGCACTGGTTGTGATTTGAAATGGCGCGAGGCGGATGAGAAAGAACGCCTTTGGGTTGTTGATCCAAGTCATCCGATTACAGAAGGTCTTGGTCAATATATCGAGCTAGAGAAAGAAGAAATGTATGGGGAGCATTTTGATATTCCAGCACCCGATCAATTAGTTTTCGTTAGTTGGTTTGAAGGTGGCGAGGTGTTCCGTAGTGGTGCAACGTTCACACGTGGAAGAGGGAAGATATTTTATTTTAGACCAGGTCATGAAACATATCCTACCTATCACAATAAAGAAATTCAACAGGTAATCAAAAATGGTGTGAAATGGGCAAAGAATACGAACACATCTAAACATAAATACGGAAATGCGAAGCCGTTAGAAGAGATTAAAAATAAATAGATTTTGCATGAAAGAAAGGGTCTTACTATGACGAAATTAAAAATGGGAATTATCGGTGCAGGCGGTATCGCGCAGGATCGGCATATACCTGCTTACCTGAAATTGCAGGATGAAGTGGAACTTACTGCTGTACAAGATTTGAATATTGAACGCGCACGGGAGGTAGCGAATAGGTTTAGAATTCCACATGTTTTTCAGGATTACAGAGAACTATTTGAAATGGTCGATGCGGTGACAATTTGTACACCAAATAAATTTCACCCGGAAATTGCGATTCGTGCATTAGAAGCAGGCGTGCATGTCTTGTGTGAAAAACCTATGGCAATCACGACAAAAGAGGGAGAGGAAATGATTGCTGCTTCTAAGAAAACAAATACACGTTTATCGATTGCCTATCATTATCGCCATACGAAGGAAGCGCGTGTTGCTAAGCAAGCAATTTTGAATAATGAAATTGGCGATCCGTTGGTTACGCGTGTGCAGGCAATGAGACGTCGGAAGGTTCCGGGCTGGGGTGTTTTCACAAATAAGGATTTGCAGGGCGGAGGAAGTTTAATAGATTGGGGATGCCATTTCCTTGATCTGGCCATTTGGTTATTAGGAGATCCAAAGCCTATAGAGGTAATAGGAACGACGTACAATCGACTAAGTAGAACGCCAAACCAGTTGAATGAATGGGGCGTTTTTGACCATGAAACATTCGATGTGGATGACCATGTGACGGGGTATATTACCTTTGAGAATGGTGTTTCCTTAATGCTTGAGTGTTCATGGGCAGCGAATATCAAAGATGATAGTACAAGTCTTAGCATTTCTGGTGTAGACGGTGGATTGAATGTATATCCATTTGAACTCTATCAGGCTAAGTATGGAACCTTTTTCAGTGGCGAGGCAAAATTTGCGGAGGTAGAAGATAACGCTGGACTATTACAAGCTGAGAATTTTGTTACTAGTTGTTTAGGAAAAGCAGATTTAATCGTGAAGCCAGAGCAGGCCTTACAAGTAACAAGAATAATGGAAGCAATTTATAAGAGTAGTGAAACAGGAAAAAGCATTCGGTTAGGGTGAAAATATTTTAAGGCGAAGGTGATACATATGAAATTAGGTGTATTTTGCGTGTTATTTTCAGAGAAGTCCTTTGAAGAAATGCTAGACCATGTGAAGGATTCTGGCTTGCAGACAGTTGAAATCGGAACAGGCGGACATCCTGGAAATGCACATTGTAATGTAGATGAATTATTGAATAGCGCGGAAAAGCGTGTGGACTATTTGGATAAGGTTCACACGCGAGGGTTAACAATTAGTGCCTTTAGTTGTCATGGAAATCCAATTTCTCCAGATAAACAGGTTGCGGATGAATCACATGAAGTTTTTGTGAAAACAGTGAAATTGGCTGAATTAATGGATGTACCAGTTGTTAATACATTTTCTGGAACACCTGGTGACCACGAGGAAGCAAAATATCCAAATTGGCCTGTGACCCCATGGCCTAGTGAGTATTCGGATATTTTGAAGTGGCAATGGGAAGAAAAACTGATTCCATATTGGAAAGAACAAGGGGAGTTTGCGCAGGCTCACGGCGTTAAGATTGGATTAGAGCTTCACGCGGGGTTCTTGGTTCACACACCATATACCATGCTGAAATTGAGAGAAGCAACATGTGATGCAATTGGCGCAAACCTTGATCCGAGCCACTTATGGTGGCAAGGTATTGATCCAGTAGCTGCAATTAAAATTCTGGGTAAGGAAAATGCGATCCATCATTTCCATGCAAAAGATACATATATTGATCAGGAGAACGTGAACATGTATGGCCTGACGGATATGCAGCCATATGGTAATGTCCAAACACGCGCATGGAGTTTCCGTTCAGTTGGTTATGGTCACGGAGTTCAGGAGTGGTCTACTATTATTAGTGCCTTGCGAACGTATGGTTACGATTATGTTGTCAGTATCGAGCATGAAGATCCAATAATGTCTGTTGACGAGGGTTTCAGTAAAGCAGTTGCAAACTTAAAAAGTATTAATATAGCAGAAAAGCCCGCGGATATGTGGTGGGCATAAATGAAGAGCCCGAGCAGAGATGCTTGGGTTTTTATGGGCTTTTTTATAAGAAAAAGTTCTTCATCAAGCCAATGAAGGTTGAAAGAACACGGAAACGCAGAGGAAAAGTCCTTCATCAAGCCAATGAAGGTCAAAGGAACACGGAAACGCAGAGAAAAAGTCCTTCATCATACCAAAGAAGGACATTAAACTGGTGAATTTGATGTTGCTGGTAAAGCTATCTGTTATTTGTTAGTTGATTTGATATTTTATCTACGGTTAGTGACTACTTATGTTCACTAGATGCGTGCTCTTTTTAGTTCATTTATAACAGGATTCCAGCTGCTTGCAAGTCTTTACAGGCGGCGTCTATTTTTTCTTTTGAATCGGCCTCAAGGGTGTGCATGTGAACGCCTTCTGTCAAGATTGAGAGATAGGAAGCTTTAGAGTCGTGAATTCGATTAATAAATTGCTCTACTTCATGTCGGTTACTAACCATGAGTGAAGCAGTCAAATCACCGTACACAGGATGCTCAACAGTGACATCTTTCACGGTAACTCCGTGATCCACAATAATTGTAAGTTCTTCTTTTGTTTGATCAGAACTGTGTTTACAAGCTACGACTAGTTTATGTGCCGCTTCAAGTGTCGGTTTTTTAATATACATATAGCCTTGACTTGTCGCGATAACCGGTTCATTCTTCGCTTTTAAAATCGATACATCCTGCACGATCACCTGTCTGCTTACGTTCGTTTTTTTCGCGAACTCACTACCAGTAATCGGACGTTGTTCTTCTTTTAAACTTTTTAAAATTAACTCTTGCCTCATTGCAGATGTATACTTTTCCCCTTTACGCATGTGCACTCCTCCTAACTAAGATAGAATTTTTCGATGATTTTTTTAAAGGTTTCAGCCGTTTTATCAATATCTTGAGCTGTTGTATGTTTTCCAAATGATAAACGAATAAACTGTTTTGCCTCGGTATCGGATCGTCCTAATGCTTTCATTGTTCGGGAAGGCTTTTGATTTCCAACTTGGCATGCGCTGCCTGTAGAAATGGCAATACCGTAACGATTACATTCCAACATAACATATTGCCCCTCAATGCCATCGATACGTAGTCCGAGAATATGGGGTGAAAAGTTAGCTGGATGGCCTTCGATATAGATGTCAACTGACAATTGGTTCAGTTTATCAATCATTGTATTACGTAGCCCATTGATTCGTTTGTGTTCCTTTATTCTATCATCACATGCAGCTTTTGCGGAAGTAACAAAGGCCGCAATTCCAGGAACGTTAACTGTTCCTGGCCGAAACCCCTTTTCGTGCGTTGTGTTTGGCAATTGTGCTTTCCATTTCACTTGAGGATTGATGTAAACAGCACCAACGCCATTTGGTCCATATAATTTATGGCTCGAAACTGATAGGCTATCAATTTTAGTAGTACTCAAGTTGAGTGGTGTTTTTCCAAACGTCTGAACTGCATCACAATGAAATAAAACATGATGCTGGTGGAGTAGGTTCCCGATGGATTCTACCGGTTGAAGCGTCCCAATCTCTCCGTTGCTGTGCTGGATTGATGCCAGAATAGTGGTGTGACGAATGGCACTTTTAACATCGTCCAGGCGAACCTGCCCATGCTCATCTAATGGTAAATAGGTAACATCAAACCCTACCTTTTCCATTTGCTTAAAAAAATTATAGACAGAAGAATGCTCGGAGACAGTTGTGATAAGGTGGTTCCCCTTTTCTTTGTTTGCATCTATCAGTGAAGTCAGTGCTAGAATATTAGATTCAGATCCACCACTCGTGAAAAAAATCCCCTCTGAAGAGCATCCTAATAGTTCTGCAAGTTCTTCTCTACACGTTTTTAGTAACTGCGAAGCTCGCGTACCGATATCATGATGGCTACTTGGATTTCCATAAAAAGATTTAGAAACCTGATTAAAAATAGCTAAAGATTCTTCAGACATTGGGGTTGTAGCAGCATAATCTAAATAAATCATCCAAACACTCCTCAGTAAAAAATAAAAAACTCTTGTCATAAGTGTAATCTTGTGTAAATATAGGTGTCAAGACATTATAATATACATATAGCGAATGAGGCGATAAATCATGGCTTTTGATGACGTTATTATTATTGGTAGCGGTATTGCTGCGTTAATAGCAGCCGAAAAATTAGCGATGGATAAAAATGTGATTATTTTCACAAAAGCTTCTAAAACAGCTAGTAATTCTTTCCATGCACAGGGCGGAATTGCGGCGGCCGTTCATCCTGATGATCACTGGGAAGATCATTTTCAAGACACGGTTGCAGCCGGATGTCAGCATAGTGATTTAGAAAACCTCCAAATGCTCATTGAAAATAGTTCGGGTCAT contains:
- a CDS encoding IscS subfamily cysteine desulfurase produces the protein MIYLDYAATTPMSEESLAIFNQVSKSFYGNPSSHHDIGTRASQLLKTCREELAELLGCSSEGIFFTSGGSESNILALTSLIDANKEKGNHLITTVSEHSSVYNFFKQMEKVGFDVTYLPLDEHGQVRLDDVKSAIRHTTILASIQHSNGEIGTLQPVESIGNLLHQHHVLFHCDAVQTFGKTPLNLSTTKIDSLSVSSHKLYGPNGVGAVYINPQVKWKAQLPNTTHEKGFRPGTVNVPGIAAFVTSAKAACDDRIKEHKRINGLRNTMIDKLNQLSVDIYIEGHPANFSPHILGLRIDGIEGQYVMLECNRYGIAISTGSACQVGNQKPSRTMKALGRSDTEAKQFIRLSFGKHTTAQDIDKTAETFKKIIEKFYLS